One genomic region from Pyxicephalus adspersus chromosome 1, UCB_Pads_2.0, whole genome shotgun sequence encodes:
- the PTRH2 gene encoding peptidyl-tRNA hydrolase 2, mitochondrial: MDYFSSPGSLSLSAGIACGVLLGWSLRGRFGRSRNVTKLTGNDAGSEASVMGESGEFKMVLVVRNDLKMGKGKVAAQCSHAAVSAYKQLLNRNPELLKQWEYCGQPKVVLKAPDEEAFVELLTQAKQRGLAVSLIQDAGRTQIAPGSRTVLGVGPGPGDLIDKVTGHLKLY, translated from the coding sequence ATGGATTACTTCAGTAGCCCGGGAAGTCTGTCACTGTCAGCAGGAATAGCCTGTGGTGTCTTACTAGGCTGGAGCCTGCGCGGTCGATTTGGCCGTTCAAGGAACGTCACAAAATTAACAggaaacgatgcaggaagtgaagcAAGTGTAATGGGAGAGAGTGGCGAGTTCAAGATGGTACTAGTTGTCCGAAATGATTTGAAAATGGGAAAGGGCAAAGTCGCTGCACAGTGTTCACATGCTGCAGTATCTGCTTACAAGCAGCTCCTTAACAGAAATCCTGAGTTACTTAAGCAATGGGAATATTGTGGGCAGCCCAAAGTGGTCTTGAAAGCTCCAGATGAGGAGGCTTTTGTTGAGCTTCTCACCCAGGCAAAACAGCGAGGACTGGCTGTCAGTCTGATTCAGGATGCAGGACGCACACAAATAGCACCAGGCTCTAGAACTGTCCTTGGTGTGGGACCTGGTCCTGGTGATTTAATTGATAAAGTGACTGGACATTTAAAGCTTTATTGA